In Elaeis guineensis isolate ETL-2024a chromosome 1, EG11, whole genome shotgun sequence, a genomic segment contains:
- the LOC105039278 gene encoding transcription factor bHLH146 — protein MEEMQRSKRRRIYSLEPNATIYTGFPHKYVSHLLPALTKATSLISCGGNNDVDIEKMLRFEVDMALVLSATGFKWSRALKRKLEQRMNSNQLHQPPTGRSSIVRTTSKHQMLDHLLPPLPIPPPLVLTEETRPKRTIWQRRRSDDKQTRGEKEFTYRTRILRGILPGGNEMDLCELLSEVESYVVCLQLQVTILRSLVDTP, from the coding sequence ATGGAAGAAATGCAGAGAAGCAAGCGAAGGCGGATCTATTCGCTCGAACCAAATGCCACAATATACACCGGCTTTCCGCATAAATATGTGAGTCATCTGCTGCCAGCTCTCACTAAAGCCACTAGCCTTATTTCTTGTGGTGGAAATAACGATGTGGACATTGAGAAGATGTTGAGGTTCGAAGTGGACATGGCTCTGGTGCTCTCTGCCACCGGCTTCAAATGGAGTCGTGCCCTGAAACGCAAGCTCGAGCAACGCATGAACTCCAACCAACTTCATCAACCCCCCACGGGCCGTTCGAGCATCGTGAGAACGACGAGCAAACACCAGATGCTCGACCATCTTCTACCACCCCTGCCCATTCCTCCACCTCTAGTTCTGACAGAGGAAACTAGGCCAAAAAGAACAATATGGCAGCGGAGGAGGAGTGACGACAAGCAGACCAGAGGAGAAAAGGAGTTCACCTACCGCACGAGGATTCTGAGGGGGATTTTGCCTGGTGGGAATGAGATGGATCTGTGCGAGTTGCTTTCCGAAGTGGAGAGCTATGTGGTTTGCCTACAATTGCAGGTGACCATCCTTAGGTCTCTCGTTGATACCCCTTGA